A single window of Pontibacillus chungwhensis DNA harbors:
- a CDS encoding NCS2 family permease produces MLNRFFKLNENGTTVRTEINAGITTFLTMVYIIFVNPVILGNAGVPSGQVFMATIISALVGTLLMALLANYPIAIAPGMGLNAYFVTVVTKYGLSYTIVFGAVFIAGVIFLLLSFTSLREKLIEAIPNSLKFGITSGIGLFIAFLGLQFSGIIVDGGEAGLLTLGNLQAPNTLLSIAGLFITLILMARNVKGALFYGIVITAIIAYFTNQLQFNGFMSMPPTPVFFEMDIAGVFTEGLYAVVFAFLLVTIFDTTGTLVGVAEQAGFMKDGKMPKARPALMADAIATTVGSTFGSSPSTAYVESTSGVAAGGRTGLTSLVIAGLFFLSMFFSPFIQAISGVSAITAPVLIIVGCFMMEGLSRVDWKSFDEAFPSFIIILTMPLTSSIATGIAMGFITYPLLKVVSGKGKDVSWLLYLFGILFAIQLVFFPAH; encoded by the coding sequence ATGTTGAATCGTTTTTTTAAATTAAATGAAAATGGAACTACGGTCCGAACAGAAATCAATGCAGGGATTACCACATTCCTCACAATGGTTTATATTATATTTGTCAATCCAGTTATCCTTGGAAATGCTGGTGTGCCATCTGGACAAGTGTTTATGGCTACTATTATTTCAGCTCTAGTCGGAACGCTGCTTATGGCATTACTCGCAAATTACCCAATCGCCATCGCACCAGGGATGGGGTTAAATGCCTATTTTGTTACGGTCGTCACAAAATATGGATTATCGTACACCATCGTTTTTGGGGCTGTGTTTATTGCAGGTGTTATTTTCCTTTTACTTAGTTTTACAAGTTTACGCGAGAAATTAATTGAAGCTATTCCTAATTCACTAAAATTTGGAATCACTTCTGGAATTGGTTTGTTTATTGCCTTTTTAGGCCTTCAGTTTAGTGGGATTATTGTTGATGGAGGAGAAGCGGGACTTTTAACCCTTGGTAACCTTCAAGCGCCAAATACGCTATTATCCATTGCAGGATTATTTATCACGCTGATCTTAATGGCCCGAAATGTAAAAGGGGCTCTCTTTTATGGGATTGTCATTACAGCCATCATTGCGTACTTTACCAATCAGCTTCAGTTTAATGGATTTATGTCTATGCCACCAACGCCAGTATTCTTCGAAATGGATATTGCCGGGGTCTTTACTGAGGGACTATATGCTGTTGTGTTTGCCTTTTTATTAGTTACAATCTTTGATACGACAGGAACGTTAGTTGGAGTAGCAGAACAGGCAGGATTTATGAAAGATGGGAAAATGCCTAAAGCTAGACCTGCGCTAATGGCAGACGCCATTGCTACAACGGTTGGCTCTACATTTGGCTCAAGCCCTTCTACCGCTTATGTTGAATCAACCTCAGGTGTAGCTGCTGGAGGACGAACAGGATTAACCTCTCTAGTCATTGCAGGGTTGTTCTTCCTTTCGATGTTCTTCTCTCCATTTATTCAAGCCATCTCTGGAGTTTCTGCTATTACAGCACCAGTCCTTATCATTGTAGGTTGTTTTATGATGGAAGGATTATCAAGAGTCGACTGGAAAAGCTTTGATGAAGCCTTCCCAAGCTTTATTATAATCTTAACAATGCCTCTTACTTCAAGCATTGCCACAGGTATTGCAATGGGCTTTATAACGTACCCATTATTAAAGGTAGTAAGTGGTAAAGGAAAAGATGTTTCTTGGCTTTTATATTTATTCGGTATTTTGTTTGCGATTCAGCTAGTATTTTTCCCGGCTCACTAA
- a CDS encoding YicC/YloC family endoribonuclease, producing the protein MVRSMTGYGRSSRTIQETSITVEIKTVNHRFLDITPKMPRSLLYLEEKIKKALQHPFIRGRVELFITIEGNALTKRQVKTDWELLDQYIQQLKEAKERYGLQEEISVNVLTKLEDLFTIQELEEHEDRMESVILSCVNEAAEKVVSMRVREGEALQEDLKDRLNKVATIVEDLRSRRPLVVQETQERIKSRIEEYAQQALPLEESRLLHEVGLLAEKGDIAEEITRLYSHTDQFVTTLDVDDSIGRKLDFIVQEMNRETNTIGSKSTDSKISEWVVLLKSEIEKIKEQVQNVE; encoded by the coding sequence ATGGTTAGAAGTATGACTGGCTATGGAAGAAGTAGTAGGACAATCCAAGAAACGAGCATTACAGTTGAAATAAAGACGGTAAATCATCGTTTTTTAGATATTACCCCTAAGATGCCAAGGTCTCTCCTTTATCTTGAAGAGAAAATCAAAAAAGCATTACAGCATCCTTTCATAAGAGGACGTGTTGAATTATTTATTACGATTGAAGGAAATGCGCTTACAAAACGTCAAGTGAAAACAGACTGGGAGCTACTCGATCAATACATACAGCAATTAAAAGAAGCGAAAGAACGATATGGTTTACAAGAAGAAATTTCGGTAAATGTCTTGACGAAGCTCGAAGATCTGTTTACTATTCAAGAGTTAGAGGAACACGAAGACCGTATGGAATCAGTTATTCTTTCATGTGTGAATGAAGCTGCTGAGAAAGTGGTTTCAATGCGTGTGAGAGAAGGAGAGGCCTTACAAGAGGACCTTAAGGACCGCTTGAATAAGGTCGCTACGATTGTGGAAGATTTAAGAAGTCGAAGACCATTAGTTGTACAAGAAACACAGGAGCGTATTAAATCAAGAATTGAAGAATATGCTCAACAAGCCCTTCCATTAGAGGAATCACGACTCCTCCATGAAGTAGGGTTACTAGCTGAAAAAGGTGATATAGCAGAAGAAATTACGCGTTTGTATAGTCACACTGATCAGTTTGTTACAACTTTAGATGTAGACGATTCCATCGGACGCAAACTTGATTTCATCGTTCAAGAAATGAACAGGGAAACCAATACAATAGGCTCTAAATCAACGGATTCAAAAATTAGTGAATGGGTAGTATTATTAAAGAGTGAAATAGAAAAAATAAAAGAACAAGTACAAAATGTTGAATAA
- the remA gene encoding extracellular matrix/biofilm regulator RemA: MSLRLINIGFGNVVSANRIISIVSPESAPIKRIITVARDNNKLVDATYGRRTRAVIITDSDHVVLSAVQPETVGGRVTSHDDMSEEG, translated from the coding sequence TTGAGCTTACGACTAATCAATATTGGGTTTGGTAACGTAGTTTCCGCAAACCGTATCATTTCCATCGTGTCACCAGAATCAGCGCCAATCAAAAGAATTATAACCGTTGCTCGGGATAATAATAAATTGGTAGATGCTACATACGGCCGCAGGACGCGTGCGGTAATTATTACTGACAGCGATCATGTTGTGTTATCAGCTGTTCAACCTGAAACTGTGGGTGGACGCGTTACAAGTCATGACGATATGTCAGAAGAAGGGTA